A single Onychomys torridus unplaced genomic scaffold, mOncTor1.1, whole genome shotgun sequence DNA region contains:
- the LOC118575336 gene encoding vomeronasal type-2 receptor 116-like has product MVKCIKCPDSHYANTKKKHCLQKVVSFLDHKDPLGMSLTTIALCFFVLTTVVLGLFVKHRDTPIVKANNRTLSYMLLISLKVCFLCSLLFIGHPNTTTCILQQIIFGGAFTVALATVLAKAITVVIAFKVTFPRRVVRWLIISKAPNLIIPVCSLVHLVFCGIWLGTSPPFLDKDAHAQHEHIILVCNKGSDFAFHGILGYLCSLALGSYIMAFLSRNLPDTFNEAKFLSFSMLVFFCVWVTFLPVYHSTKGKVMVAMEVFSILASSAALLGFIFGPKCYIILIRPEKNSIYNIRNRPHSKRKNPLKT; this is encoded by the coding sequence atGGTAAAGTGCATCAAGTGTCCAGACAGTCATTATgcaaacacaaagaagaaacactGCCTCCAGAAAGTCGTGAGTTTTCTTGACCATAAGGACCCCTTGGGGATGTCTCTCACAACCATAGCTTTGTGCTTCTTTGTCCTCACAACCGTGGTTCTTGGACTCTTTGTGAAGCACAGAGACACTCCAATTGTCAAGGCTAATAATAGGACACTCAGTTACATGTTGCTCATCTCACTCAAGGTCTGTTTCCTATGTTCCTTGCTCTTCATTGGCCATCCCAATACTACCACCTGTATCCTGCAGCAGATCATATTTGGAGGTGCTTTCACTGTGGCTCTCGCCACTGTGTTGGCCAAAGCTATCACTGTGGTTATTGCCTTCAAGGTTACCTTTCCAAGGAGGGTGGTGAGGTGGTTAATAATATCAAAGGCTCCAAACCTTATAATCCCTGTATGTTCTCTGGTCCATCTTGTCTTCTGTGGAATCTGGCTAGGAacatctcctcccttccttgaCAAAGATGCTCATGCTCAACATGAACATATCATCCTTGTATGTAACAAGGGCTCAGATTTTGCTTTCCATGGTATATTGGGATACCTCTGTTCCTTGGCACTTGGAAGTTACATTATGGCTTTTTTGTCTCGGAATCTGccagacacattcaatgaagccaagtttctatcattcagcatgctggtgttcttctgtgtctgggtcacATTCCtacctgtctaccacagcaccaaggggaagGTCATGGTGGCTATGGAAGTCTTCTCTATCTTGGCTTCAAGTGCAGCCCTCCTTGGTTTCATTTTTGGCCCCAAGTGTTACATTATATTAATAAGGCCAGAAAAGAATTCAATTTATAATATCAGGAATAGGCcacattctaaaaggaaaaacccTCTCAAAACTTAG
- the LOC118575337 gene encoding vomeronasal type-2 receptor 116-like produces the protein MVKCTKCPDSHYANTKKKHCLQKVVSFLDIPLGMSLTTIALCFFVLTAVVLGLFVKHRDTPIVKANNRTLSYMLLISLNVCFLCSLLFIGHPNTTTCILQQIVFGGAFTVALATVLVKAITVVIAFKVTFPRRVVRWLIISKAPNLIIPVCSLVHLVFCGIWLGTSPPFLDKDAHAQHEHIILVCNKGSDFAFHGILGYLCSLALGSYIMAFLSRNLPDTFNEAKFLSFSMLVFFCVWVTFLPVYHSTKGKVMVAMEVFSILASSAALLGFIFGPKCYIILIRPDKNSIYNIRNRPHSKRKNPLKT, from the coding sequence ATGGTAAAGTGCACCAAGTGTCCAGACAGTCATTATgcaaacacaaagaagaaacactGCCTCCAGAAAGTCGTGAGTTTTCTTGACATCCCCTTGGGGATGTCTCTCACAACCATAGCTCTGTGCTTCTTTGTCCTCACAGCTGTGGTTCTTGGACTCTTTGTGAAGCACAGAGACACTCCAATTGTCAAGGCTAATAATAGGACACTCAGTTACATGTTGCTCATCTCACTCAATGTCTGTTTTCTATGTTCCTTGCTCTTCATTGGCCATCCCAACACTACCACATGTATCCTGCAGCAGATCGTGTTTGGAGGTGCTTTCACTGTGGCTCTTGCCACTGTGTTGGTCAAAGCTATCACTGTGGTTATTGCCTTCAAGGTTACCTTTCCAAGGAGGGTGGTGAGGTGGTTAATAATATCAAAGGCTCCAAACCTTATAATCCCTGTATGTTCTCTAGTCCATCTTGTCTTCTGTGGAATCTGGCTAGGAacatctcctcccttccttgaCAAAGATGCTCATGCTCAACATGAACATATCATCCTTGTATGTAACAAGGGCTCAGATTTTGCCTTCCATGGTATATTGGGATACCTCTGTTCCTTGGCACTTGGAAGTTACATTATGGCTTTTTTGTCTCGAAACCTTccagacacattcaatgaagccaagtttctatcattcagcatgctggtgttcttctgtgtctgggtcacATTCCtacctgtctaccacagcaccaaggggaagGTCATGGTGGCTATGGAAGTCTTCTCTATCTTGGCTTCAAGTGCAGCCCTCCTTGGTTTCATTTTTGGCCCCAAGTGTTACATTATATTAATAAGGCCAGATAAGAATTCAATTTATAATATCAGGAATAGGCcacattctaaaaggaaaaacccTCTCAAAACTTAG